A stretch of DNA from Maridesulfovibrio sp.:
GGGGGGAAAATCCGTGCAGCAGGTTCAGGGAACCAAATGTTTTGACCATTTCAAGACTAATGACTGCAAAACACCTAATTGCGCCTGCACCAGATCCATGCAGACAAAAGAGATGTCGCACTCGGAAACACATGCCTCTCCGGCAGATTCCGAACTTGAAATCAAGTATATTGCTGTTCCCATTGTTAACGAAGACAGCCGCGCCATCGGCGCCTTCGAGGTGGTTGTAGACCAAACCGATATAGTAAATGCCAGAAAGAGAATGACCGCAGTTGCGGATCAGGCGGCCCTGATATCGCAAAGCCTGTCTTCGGCCACGGAGGAGTTATCGGCACAGGTTGAGGAATCAAGCCAGGGAGCGGCTGAACAAAGCAATATGACCACCGAAACAGCTGCCGCGATGGAAGAAATGAACGCCACGGTTCTGGAGGTTGCCAGAAATGCTGAAGAAGCTTTTGAAACTGCCGACAGCAGCCGCAGATGCTCCGATGAGGGAATGGAAATAATGGATGAGATGATAGCATCAACAGGACTGGTCCATTCTATGACGGATGGTCTCAAAGAAGGCATGTCGAAACTGGGAGTTCATGTCGACTCAATAGGCAACGTAATCAATGTGATCAACGATATTGCGGACCAGACCAACCTGCTGGCCCTCAACGCAGCCATTGAAGCAGCGAGAGCAGGCGAGGCGGGACGTGGATTTGCGGTAGTTGCGGACGAAGTCCGGAAACTGGCGGAAAAAACAATGCTTGCCACCAAAGAAGTAAGTGACGTCATAGTCGCAATTCAGGACGGCGCACGCAGAAATATCGCGGAAACCGATACGGCTGCGCAAGAAGTCTACAAAAGCTCTTCACTCGTGAAAAAAGCCTCTTCTTCACTGAATAGAATTCTTGATATGGCAACAGAAACGACCGATCAGGTCCGTGCAATTGCAACAGCGGCAGAACAGCAGTCCGCGGCATCCGACCAGATTGCAAGATCCACCGGAGAAATAAACCGCATTGCTTCGGAAACATCGGAGTCAATGTCACAGTCATCAGCAGCGCTTTCCGAAATAGCCCAGTTGGCGAGTGAACTAAACGGCTTGATTGATCAACTTCATGATTGATCTGCATTAGTGGACGCCACAAAATAAAAAATATGCGGCAAGATTATTCCTGACCTTTCGAGACTACCTGAACAACATAAGAATAGGCCCCTATCCGAGGATAGAGGCCTTTTTTAATCTCTTGCCCGGGACCGCGGGGAGGAGGCGGCCCCGGACAATATGGGAAGGAAGGAATGAAGTGGCTAGATCCCCGGAACCGGGAACCTTGAACAGAAAGCTTCTATCTCCGCTTTGGTGGAGGCGGCCAGAGATTTATCATCCGGATTGCCGAGGATACGGAGCATCCAATCGGCCAGCCTGACCATATCTTTCTCTTTCATACCGCGCGTAGTGGCCGCAGGTGTTCCGATCCTTATCCCGCTCGGCTTGAGCGGCGGATTTGGATCATCGGGAATTATCTGTTTGTTGGTAGTGATGGAGACACTGTCGAGCAGTTCCTCGGCGATTTTACCGTTAATTCCGAAGCTCTTCTCAGTATCCAAAACCATCATGTGGTTGTCGGTGCCGCCGGTGACAAGTGAGGCACCGTTCTTTACCAGCTCATCTGCGAGGGTCGAAGCGTTGAGCAGGACCTGTCTGCCGTACTCCTTGAATTCAGGCTCGGCAGCTTTCTTCAACGTCACTGCTATACCGGCTATGGTATTCATGTGCGGTCCGCCCTGCAGTCCGGGAAAGACAGCCTTGTCTATCCGGGCTGCAAACTCTTTCCGGCACAGAATCATACCGCCGCGCGGTCCGCGAAGAGACTTATGCGATGTGGTGGTAACAACGTCAAAACCGAAATCAAAAGGATTGCGGAGAACGTCCGCGGCAACAAGACCCCCGTAATGGGAAGCATCGGTCATGGTTATGGCGCCGACCTCGTCGGCAATTTTCTTGAAACGGGAGTAATCCAGATCGCGAGGATAGGAAGTGTAACCGCAAAGAATCATCTTCGGCTTTTCAGCCAAAGAGATTCTGCGCAGCTCATCAAAATCTATCGCGCCGTCGGTGGGGTCTGTTTTGTAGCGAATGAAATTGAACAGCTTGCCCATGAATGAAACGGGAGCACCATGGGTAAGGTGACCGCCATGAGAGAGGTCCATGGCGAGAATTGTATCACCCGGTTCCAGCAGGCCGAGATAAACAGCCTGGTTCATAGGAGAACCGGACAGGGGCTGAACATTTGCATGCTCGCAGCGGAAAAGACTCTTCGCACGTTCACGTGCGATGTCCTCTATGGTGTCGGTAAATTCCTGTCCGCCATAGTAACGCCTGCCGGGATAACCTTCGGAATATTTGTTTGTAAAGACGCTCCCCAAAGTACAGAGCACTTCAGGGTAGGTGTAGTTTTCGGAAGGGATAAGTTCAATACCTGCCTTCTGACGAGCTTCCTCGCCGGAAAGGGCATTAAAAACATCCTGATCATTTTTCTGGAGAAGTTCTCGATATTGCTGCATGGGCACTCCTTTAGATTGCACCTCTTTTCAGAGGAAAGGATACACGTCCGGAAAGGACGAGGCCCAGGCGAGCGGCTGGATAATAAGTTCCGTGTTTCCCTGTAGTTAATTCTACATCACATCGCCAGTAGCACGGAACACGTATTCAAAAAGCTGTTCTTTAGTTAACAACAGATCATAGGGCTGTAAACATATTTCTGCAGCCCCCTTTCAATTCAGGCCAGTATAAGTTTGTAGCGGATACGCAGAACATTGTCTTCAAAACTGCTGGAAACAATTTTGAACTCACCGATTTCACTTGAATTTTCCACATGCTCACCGATACACGGGCAGGCATCAAAATCACCTATTCTGATAACCCTGACACTAGTAACCCCTTCGGGAAGTCTGGAGAGGTTAAACAGTCTCTCCGCTTCTTCGAGACTGACTGTCTGCTCAGTAACCGCAACCCCGGAAGAAATAACCTCGTTCACAGAACGTTCAATATCCTTCACCTCGTCATCAGTAATGGCCCGGTCAAAAAGATAATCACACTTGGATTTCTTTTTATTTATATGCGCGCTGAAGCATCTTCCGCAATTGAACTTGCGGACCATAGCCTGATTGAGAATATGCTCTGCCGAATGCATCCTCGGCTGATAATCCTTTGCCATTGTATACGCCCCTTTTATAGTCTCAACGGAGAAACTGATTAAACAGTAGTGAACAAATAATACCTTTCGAACCGTAAGACAACGTTGAATATTGCCAAATAAAAAACGCGGATGCCTTCCGGCTGTCCGCGTTATCAATTCTTTCAGTATAGAACCAGTCAGGATGACCAGCGAAATACCGCCTAGCTTGAAAATCTGCGTCTTACAAAACCGACAACCCCAAGCCCTCCAAGCATCATCAACCCTGCTCCGGGAATGGGAGTCGGGGCGGTTTCGGATATACTGGTTACGGTAACTCCGTCCAGCACAACCTTGGAAAAACCATAGTTGGAGTTATAAGCAAATTCATTCAGAGTAGAGATACTGGAACCAACGGTGAGGCTGGCAAGATCGGAAGTCCAGTTCTGAAATTCAATAGTTGAATCATCCCCGCTTGTACGGGAATAAAACCCTTCCCAATAAGTCTGCAGATAGTTATCACTTTGCGTATTCATGCCGCTTAGAACTCCTGAATACAAGGAAGAGTAAATTGTCCCATACTTATCCTGTGTACCCCATGAAGCCGTAACGGAACCGGTCTGATCAGTATCAATCTTGACCACGTAGCTTAAAGTATCACCGATGGAAATACCAGCCGCACTCACCAGGCCTCCTCCATCCTCAACGGACCCGACAGTTCCGGACAAGGTCAGATAATATGACGAAGCGTTCGCCATACCTGGAACAACCAAAATAAAAAGCAGTATAAATGCAGCAAATATATTTCTCATTACCGTCTCCCCAGACTAAGAACATTTTCTGTCATTAAAAAAATAAGCCCTCGCACCATAGGCGTCAAGGATAACTTCTCCAATGTCTGTAAATAAGACGTGGTTGTTCGGATGCAGAAAACAACACACCATCAGGTACACCGGACAAAATTGCCTAAACCATATCAACCGCCAATTAATGCAACCTTGGCGCCAAAAAACTCATAAACATAAAACACGGATAGATAAGAATTGTTCGCCCTGACAACAGAACCAATAAGTCACATTTTCGTCTTCAAATCCGACAGGAGGTATAATGTACTTCTCATTATAATTCAGAGAAACAGCCTATGAAATCTTAAATTCGGTCTATTTTTGCTTGAGTTGCCACATCAACTAAATTTCCGTCTTCGATTGCCCGTTTCCGGGTAATTGATCATCCGAAACAAAAGACACAACTATTACCACCTGAAAATATCCTTCAAGTTCACACCGTTAAATAACCATGAAATCTGAAAATATGTAACAAGCCTGAATCGTAACAGTTTATTTCCCAGATTCACTGGTAATTGTAAATAATGGCACATCAACTTTCAAAGGTACAGGTTGCTTCTTGCTCAACAAATCCATACATTCATAACAAAGTTCGCCAATTTTAAAAAAATCAAATCCAACGATTGCATTTAACAAATTATCTTCGACAAGTTTTTTCATCTCATCTGTAGCCTCCCCTGTTGCACAGGCTATAAACACCCTTTCATCAGGCAGAATAGTATTATGTTCTTCCATAATTCTTCTATACCCAGAGGCATCTAATATGGGCCAGTGTCCAACAGCAATAAAAACATCCGGTTTAATCTGGTTAACAATCTTATCTAGTATAGCTAAAGTTCTATCAACACAATCTCCGGAATTAATAGGACTAAACACCGATTCAGTCCAACCATTTTCACCTTCAAGCCGCTTATCCCCAGGAAATGATGAATTACAACTTAGCTCCATTCTCACCCCGCTAACTCTTTGCAGTAAATTAGGATCATTTCGATCAGTCATTATACATACAGTTCCACCGTTTGGGTAACTTTTTTGAGCAATAGCCGCCAAGCTTCGCCCTATAGACACATTATTAGGCCCAATATATACCATTTCTGCTTCTATATCAGCTAAACTAAAAGGAGAATCAAATGTTATAATTGGCACTCTAGACTTATACCAATTAATAATTTTAGCTAATGATTTTGAATTAACAACAGACACAGCAACAGCATGCAAACGAAACCTTCGTATAGCTCTAAGAAGAGCTTTAGACTGACTTCGAGGATGGGCAGCACCTTCACTACTAATATTTATACAAGAATCACCA
This window harbors:
- the glyA gene encoding serine hydroxymethyltransferase, which codes for MQQYRELLQKNDQDVFNALSGEEARQKAGIELIPSENYTYPEVLCTLGSVFTNKYSEGYPGRRYYGGQEFTDTIEDIARERAKSLFRCEHANVQPLSGSPMNQAVYLGLLEPGDTILAMDLSHGGHLTHGAPVSFMGKLFNFIRYKTDPTDGAIDFDELRRISLAEKPKMILCGYTSYPRDLDYSRFKKIADEVGAITMTDASHYGGLVAADVLRNPFDFGFDVVTTTSHKSLRGPRGGMILCRKEFAARIDKAVFPGLQGGPHMNTIAGIAVTLKKAAEPEFKEYGRQVLLNASTLADELVKNGASLVTGGTDNHMMVLDTEKSFGINGKIAEELLDSVSITTNKQIIPDDPNPPLKPSGIRIGTPAATTRGMKEKDMVRLADWMLRILGNPDDKSLAASTKAEIEAFCSRFPVPGI
- a CDS encoding VPLPA-CTERM sorting domain-containing protein, which codes for MRNIFAAFILLFILVVPGMANASSYYLTLSGTVGSVEDGGGLVSAAGISIGDTLSYVVKIDTDQTGSVTASWGTQDKYGTIYSSLYSGVLSGMNTQSDNYLQTYWEGFYSRTSGDDSTIEFQNWTSDLASLTVGSSISTLNEFAYNSNYGFSKVVLDGVTVTSISETAPTPIPGAGLMMLGGLGVVGFVRRRFSS
- a CDS encoding substrate-binding domain-containing protein, with protein sequence MLKMLFVIFFMLLLSYSPAICYAEGNVFAILGKSRDDYNFKSVVDGCNKFAKRNGDSCINISSEGAAHPRSQSKALLRAIRRFRLHAVAVSVVNSKSLAKIINWYKSRVPIITFDSPFSLADIEAEMVYIGPNNVSIGRSLAAIAQKSYPNGGTVCIMTDRNDPNLLQRVSGVRMELSCNSSFPGDKRLEGENGWTESVFSPINSGDCVDRTLAILDKIVNQIKPDVFIAVGHWPILDASGYRRIMEEHNTILPDERVFIACATGEATDEMKKLVEDNLLNAIVGFDFFKIGELCYECMDLLSKKQPVPLKVDVPLFTITSESGK